The genomic region CGATCAGTCCCAGTGCGACCAGTCCCGTGCCGAGGCTGAGCACGTTGCGGCCCAGCCGCTGGGCGACAGGATCGCTCAGGGCTGCGCCCACGATGCTTCCGATCGAGAACGGCAGCGACACCAGGCCGGACTCGAGAGCTGTGTGTCCGAGTCCGGCCTGCCAGAGCAGCGAGATGCTGAAGAAGATGCTGGTGAAGGCGGCAAAGTACACGAAGGCGAGCAGCACGCCGCCGGTGAACTGCGGATGCGAGAACAGGTGCGGCGGCACCAGAGGCTCCGTCGTCGTGGTGGCGACGTGCCGCTCCCAGAAGGCGAACAGCACGAGCAGAACGACCCCGCCGGCGAGGCTGAGCCAGGTCCACAACGGCCAGCCCTGATCCTCACCCTCGATGAGAGGCACCAGGAGGGCGACGAGGCCGGCGATCGCGAGAAGCAGGCCGACGACATCCGTCGACAGCCGCTTGCCCTCTGCGCCGCCTGGAACGAGCAGGAAGGCGGCGATCACGGTGAGCACGCCGATCGGCGCGTTGACGAAGAAGATGGACCGCCATCCCTCGGTCTCCCCGAACGCCTGGATGAGCAGCCCGCCCACCAGCGGACCGAGCGCCGTCGAGATGCCGATCACGGCGCCCATCACCCCGAACGCCCGCCCGCGAACGCGCGGCGGGAACATCAGCTGGATCAGGGATGCCACGGCAGGCACATAGATGCCGCCGCCGATTCCCTGCACCACCCGGGCCACGACGAGCTCGGTGCTCGACTGCGCGAAGCCGCACCACATGCTGGCGAGCGTGAAGATCGCGACGCCCGCGATGAAGATCCACTTGTGCCCGAAACGGTCGCCGAAACGTCCGGCGGGGATGAGCAGCAGGCCGAAGGCGAGGGCATATCCCGAGATCACCCAGGACAGCGTCGCCTCGTCGGCGTTCAGGCTCGTGCGGATGGTCTGCAGTGCGACGTTGACGATGCTCGTGTCGAGCAGCGCCATGGCCATGCCTGCCAGCAGCACGACCAAGGCCCACCAGGCCCGCGGGCTCACTGTGGTGCCGTTCGGCTCCGGCGAGAGCGTGAACGAGCCGGCCCGAGGGTCGGACGCCTGCGAGATGCTGTCCGTCACCGGACAAGTTGACCACGCCGACCGCCAGACCGCACTCGTTCGCCCGGCTTCGGGTCGACGGGAATACGCATGAACGATATATCGTTGATAGGTCATGCTGCGACGAGAGGGTTCGACGCAGCGAGATTTCCACGCAGCGAGAAGAGGAGTCGACGCATGAGCGGTATCGGACACGGCCCGGCGCCAGGACACGGTCGCGGCAGGGGACACGGCGGCGACATCGCCTCGCAGAAGGCGGCGAACGCGCAGGCGCCGAAGATCCCGCACCTGTTGCGCAGGGTGGGCGCGCTCTTCGCGCCGCACAAGCTCGCGCTCTCGGTGACGGTGACGCTGGTGCTGATCTCGGCAGCGCTCTCGGTGGTGCCGCCGCTGTTGACGCAGAGGGTGTTCGACGACGGGCTCTTCCCGGGCACCGGGCATCCCAACGTCGGAGTGACGATCACGCTGGTGGTCGCGATGATCGTCGTCTACCTCGCCTCGAGCGGGCTCGGCGTGTGGCAGACCTACCTCACGGCCACGGTCGGCAACAAGGTGATGGGCGCGTTGCGGGTGAAGCTCTTCCGGCACCTGCAGTCGATGGAGCTGAGCTTCTTCACGCGCACCAAGACGGGGGTCATCCAGTCGCGGCTGCAGAACGATGTCGGCGGCGTGGCGAGCGTGCTCACGAACACCATCTCGAGCGTGCTCGGCAACATCGTCACGGTGATCGCGGCCTTCGTCGCGATGCTGCTGCTCAACTGGCAGCTCACGCTGATCGCCGTCGTGCTGATGCCTTTTCTCGTGATCGCCCAGCGGCGCGTGGGTCAGGTGCGGGCGCGTATCGCCACGGCCACCCAGGAGTCGCTCTCCGACATGACCGCGATCACTCAGGAGACGCTGAGCGTGTCGGGCATCCTGCTCTCCAAGAGCTTCAACAGGCAGCACGCCGAGACCGCCCGCTACTCGGCCGAGAACGAGACCCAGGTCGCGCTCCAGGTGAAGGAGACGATGAGCGGCCAGTGGTTCTTCGCGATGGTGAACATCTTTCTGTCGTCCATCCCCGCCATCGTCTACCTGGTGTCGGCGTGGCTGCTGAACGGTGGCACCACCGACATCACGGCCGGAACCATCGTGGCGTTCACCACGGTGCAGGCGCGGTTGCTGTTCCCGCTGATGGGCATCATGCAGACGGCGCTCAACCTGCAGACCTCCAGCGCGCTGTTCGCCCGCATCTTCGAGTACCTCGACCTGAAGCCTGCGATTCAGGATGCTCCAGGTGCAGTCGGGCTGTCGGCTTCCGACCCGATCGGCGAGGTCGAGTTCCGCGACGTGACGTTCCGCTACCCCGACGCCCGAGACGAGGAACGGCCGACGCTCGACGACGTGTCGTTCACCATCCGCCCCGGTCAGTTCGCGGCCTTCGTGGGCCCTAGCGGCGCGGGCAAGACGACGGTCTCGTACCTCGTTCCGCGGTTGTACGAGGCGTCGGACGGCGCCGTGCTGTTCGGGGGCAAGGACGTGCGCGCGCTGCAGCACGACTCGCTCATCGACCACATCGGCATCGTCAGCCAGGAGACCTACCTCTTTCACGCGACCATCGCCGAGAACCTCAGGTACGCGGCACCGGATGCCACGCAGCAGCAGCTCGAGGCGGCGGCGCGGGCCGCGAACATCCACGACACCATCGCGGGGTTCCCCGACGGCTACGACACAGTCGTGGGGGAGCGCGGGTACCGGCTCTCCGGTGGCGAGAAGCAGCGCATCGCGATCGCGAGGGTGCTGCTGAAGGATCCGGAGGTGCTCATCCTCGACGAGGCGACGAGCGCGCTCGACACCATCTCGGAGCGTGTTGTGCAGCAGGCTCTCGACTCCGCCTCGCACGGGCGAACGACGCTTGCCATCGCGCACCGGCTCTCGACGGTGATCGGCGCCGACGTCATCTTCGTGATCGACCGCGGCCGCGTTGTCGAGCACGGCACCCACGCCGAGCTGCTCGCCCTCGACGGCGAGTATGCGCGGCTCTACGAGGAGCAGGCGCGGGTGAGCGTTGCCGCGTAGAGACCCCGGCGTCGAGGATGCATCCATGGAGGTGCGCCGATCCTCGCCCCGGTAGGCAATCCCGCTCCGCCGGGCGAGTGACATGTCATCGCGTGCCGCCGTTGAAAGTCGCCTAGCGGACCTCGGCGGACGGTTCCTTCGGCGGGTATGTCGAGTTGCGTTCGATCAGTCTGACGTGCAGGGGGTGATTGGCTGGTCGATCGTCTGACCCTCGATGGCAGTGAGCAGGAGCTGCGCTGCGTTGAGCGCTTTCGTGTAGACATCCTGGTCGATCGAGGTCAGCTTGGGCGTGATGTAGTTGTCGACGTCGAGATTGTCGAAGCCCACGACGGAGACGTCCTTCGGAACCGCGATCTCTTGCTCTCGGAGCCCCTCGATGATGCCGATGGCCAGCACGTCGGCAGTGGCGAACACGGCCGTTATCGCCGGGTGGCGGGACGTGAGTTCACGGCCGATGGCGATACCTGCTTCATATGTGGACTCGCCTTCCTCACGATCCGCTGGATCCCACTCGGCGTCCGCCTCCCCAAACGCTGCGATGAACCCCGCGAAGCGTTCGTGGATGACACCCGTGGTTCCGATGTCGGGACCTGCGAACAGGATGCGTCGGTGTCCCTGGGTGAGGAGGTGCGCTGCGGCGAGGCGACCGCCCTGGAAGTCGTCGGAGCGGACTTCGATCGCGTCGGTCGTGGATGCGTAGCTGTCCAGGGCGACGATCGTCGTGTTGGCCGGCGGATGGACTCGTTCCACTCCTCGGTCGGGAAAGCCGAGGAGGATGGCGCCGTCCAGATTCCAAGACCTCAGCGCGATGTCCACTTCTTCGGCTGTCGAGACGCCGCGAAACAGTACGTGGTATCCGCGGCCACGAAGCTCGCGCTCGAGCACGCCGAAGACTTCGACGTTGTAGGGGCTGAGTGCGAGAGTGGCGTTCGCCTCTGCGGGGACCAGCAGTCCGATGAGTTTCGATGAATCGGCGGCGAGGCTGCGGGCCGAGGCGCTGGGGACGTAGCCGCGGCGACGGGCTATCTGCTCGATGCGTTCGATGGTGGACTCGGACACCTTGCCACGTTTGCCGTTGAGCGAGTTCGACACCGTCATGATGCTGACGCCTGCTTCGTCGGCGATGTCTTTCAAGGTGACTCGACGGCTCACGATTACTCCCCACGGCACCGAATTTCCTGCTGGTGCGATCATAGCGGGTTGACTCGGGATGATATAGCGGTACACTTCCGGAAAGGTATAGCGCTAAAGCAAGAAAGTGTGATCAATGAAGCTCAGTCCCCGATCCTCGACAGCTCCCGTCGAGGGGCTTGCCGATTCTCCAGTCGCATGGTGGCAAACGGCGGTGGTCTACGAGGTGTACGTGCGCAGCTTCGCGGATGGCAACGGGGACGGCATCGGTGATCTGGAAGGGGTTCGATCCCGGCTGGGCTATCTGCGCGACCTGGGGGTGGACGCCCTGTGGTTCACCCCGTGGTATGCGTCGCCCTGGGTGGACGGCGGATATGACGTGGCCGACTACCGGCAGATCCATCCCGACTTCGGCACGGTCGCCGAAGCCGAGACGCTGATCGCGGAGGCGGCCGGGTTGGGCATTCGGACCATCGTCGATGTCGTGCCGAACCATGTGTCGTCTCAGCACAGCTGGTTCCGGGAAGCACTCGCTTCCGCGCCGGGGTCTGAGGCGCGGTCACGGTTCTGGTTCCGTCCCGGGCGCGGCGTACGCGGTCAGGAGCCGCCGACGCGGTGGCCCTCGAGCTTCTCGGGTGAGACGTGGACGCGTACCACGAACGCGGACGGCAGTCCCGGCGAGTGGTATCTGCACCTGTTCGACGCCGAGCAGCCGGATCTGAATTGGGACGACCCGACCGTGCGAAACGAGTTCGAGGATGTCTTGCGGTTCTGGTTCGATCGCGGTGTCGCCGGTGTACGCGTCGATTCGGCGGCCTTCCTGGTGAAGGATCCCGGACTCCCGGAAATGGAAGCTGAGGGTACGGCCCATCCGTTCTTGGACCGCGACGAGATCCACGACATCTATCGCCGGTGGCGGCTCGTCACCGACGAGTATCCGCAGCGCGCGCTCGTGGGAGAGATCTGGCTACCCGACCTGGACCGGTTCGCTCGGTATCTGCGGCCGGACGAACTGCACATGGCGTTCAACTTCGACTTCATGGTGCAACCGTGGGACGCAGGAGCGTTTCGCCATTCGATCGTGGAGACGCTGGCGGTGCACGAACGAGTCGGAGCGCCGGCGACCTGGGTGCTGTCGAATCACGACATCACCCGACCAGTCACCCGATACGGCAGAGACGACAGCGCGTTCTCGTTCGAGACCAAGCGTTTCGGCATCCCGACCGATCTGGAGCGCGGCACCGCTCGTGCACGCGCGGCCGCTCTGCTGACCGGGGCCCTGCCTGGTGTCTTGTATGTGTACCAGGGTGACGAGCTCGGCTTGCCCGAGGCCGAGGACCTCCCGACTGAAAGCCGGCACGACCCGATGTTCTTCCGCTCCGAGGGTCGCGACCCGGGACGAGAAGGATGCCGCGTGCCGCTTCCTTGGACCGCTTCCGGATCATCCTTCGGATTCTCATCTGCATCATCCGGCGGCTCCCGCCGGCCCTGGCTGCCACAGCCGGGGGACTGGGGTGCCTACAGCGTCGAAGCCGAACGCGCAGATCCCCGCTCGATGCTGTCTCTGTACACCGGAATGATCCGCTTGCGCCGTGACCTCCCCGACCTCACTGACGAGCCCCTGGAATGGCTGCCGTCGGACGACGACGTGCTCGCTTTCCGACGGGGCGCGGTCAGTTGCGTCGTGAACATGTCCGATCACGGCATCGAACTTCCGCTGGGCGCACGCGTGCTCATCGGAAGCGCCCCCGTCGCCGAAGGAGCACTCGCTCCTGACACTGCGGTGTGGCTCCACGGCGAGTCGCTTCCCGGCGACACCGCCTCTCTCCCCGTCGCCCGGCCCGCCTCGGCGGACTGACTCGACACACAGCACCGTCCTGTAGTCCCTATCCAGTGAAAGGAACCCGAACAATGAAGTTTCGAGTCAGGCGCATCGCCCCAATTGCGGGGATCGTCGCGCTCGCCGTCATCCTGAGCGGATGCACCAGCCCCTCGAGTTCCCCCCTCGTCGGGGAAGACCACGATCACGGTATCGATCGACACCGGGCTGAAGAAGGACGCCCTGAAGCAGATCGACGACCGGGTGAAGGCCTTCGAAAAGCTCAACCCGAACATCACCGTCAAAACGCAGCCCTACGACTGGGTGGCGACGACGTTCACCGCGCAACTTGCCGGTGGAACCCTGCCCGACGTGTTCACGGTGCCGTTCACCGACGGGACCTCGCTCATCAATCAGGGACAGGTGGCCGACATCAGTTCTCTGATCTCCAAGCTGCCCTATGTCGACAAGTTCAATCCCGCGGTGATCAGCAACGCCAAGAGCTCATCCGGGAAGATCGAGGGCCTCCCGATCTCCGCCTACGGCCAAGCCCTCTACTACAACCGCCAGCTGTTCACGCAGGCCGGTCTGAACCCGGACAAGCCGCCGACCACGTGGAGCGAACTGCAGACCGATGCGAAGGCCATCGCCGAGAAGACCGGCCAGGCCGGGTTCTCCACGATGACGCAGGAGAACACCGGCGGTTGGTCGCTGGTCACCCTGGCGTACGCGTTCGGCGGTCGAGCGGAGAAGGTCGACGGCAAGAAGGCGACCGCCACCGTGGACACCAAGCCGTTCCAGAAGGCTTTGCAGGTGCTGCATGACCTGCGTTGGAACGACAACGCGATGGGTGCAGACTTCCTCTACAACTGGAACAGCATCAACCAGGACTTCGCGGCCGGCAAAGTCGGCATGTACATCAGCGGCGGCGGCAACTACACCTCGCTGGTGCAGCAGAACGCGATCGACCCGAAGATCGTTGGTGAGACGGTGATCCCGCTCGACGGCAAGAACTCGGGTGCACTCGGTGGCGGGACGATCGCCTTCGTGCGCGCCAAGACGAGCAGCGCCGTGCAGGACGCTGCAGTCAAGTGGATCGACTACTACTACATGCAGCAGCAGTACGACAAGACAGCGTCGGTGTCGGCGGCGAAGCTGGCCATCGCATCCAACCAGCCCGTCGGCGTGCCGCAGGTGCCGGTGTTCGACAAGGCCACGTACGACAAGACGCTGGAGTGGACGAAGAAGTATGTCAACGTGCCGCTGAACCAGTTCGCGCCCTACGCCAAGGGCGAGTTCAAGCAGCAGATTATCCCCGAGCCCGCTCAGCAGACACAGGCGCTTTACGGGAAGCTCGATCCGGTCGTGCAGGCCGTGCTGACGAACAAGAACGCCGATATCCCCACGCTGCTGTCGCAGGCGAACACCACCATCCAGTCGTTGCTCGACTCGGGCAACTGACATCACCACGGCAGGTGCGGGCGCCGCGCACCCCGATGCGCCCCGCGGCGCCCGCACCTGCCCCACGGACCCCAACGAGAGATCTTCGTCCATGGCACTGACCACTCATGCCCCGATCGGCAACGACACGGCGCGGCACCCGAACCGGAACTCCGCACGAAGGCGTCCGTCGATCCGTCGCTGGGCACACAACGGCGGCGTGACCACCATCGTCTTCTTGCTGCCACTCCTTGTGGTGTTCGGCGTCTTCTCCTGGTACCCGATCGTCCGCTCGGTGATCATGAGCTTCCAGACGACCAACCTGGTTAGTGCGCCGGTATTCGTCGGCTGGCAGAACTTCGTCGCCGTCTTCAACGATCCGCTGCTGGGCACCGCCGTGCTCAACACACTTTGGTTCGCCTTGCTCGCCCTGCTGTTCGGCTACCCCATACCCCTCGTCGTCGCCGTGCTGATGAGCGAAGTGCGCAAGGCGCGCGGCCTGTTCAGCGTGCTGGCCTACCTCCCGGTCGTCGTGCCGCCGGTGGTGGCCGTGCTGCTGTGGAAGTTCTTCTACAGCGGCAGCGCGAGCGGAGTATTCAACACCGTGCTCGGATGGGTCGGGATACCACCCCAGCCCTGGATCGAGAGCACGGCGAGCGCGATGCCGTCGCTCGTGCTGGAGGCCACCTGGTCGGCGGCCGGGGGAACCATCATCATCTACCTCGCCGCGCTGATCGGAGTGCCATCAGAGCTCTACGACGCCGCCGAGGTCGACGGCGCCGGCATCTGGCAGAAGATCTGGCACGTGACCATGCCGTCGCTGCGAGGCATCCTCTTCGTGACATTCATCCTCCAGATCATCGGCACGGCACAGGTGTTCCTGCAGCCCTACCTGTTCACCGACGGCGGCCCGAGCAACGCGACCCTGACGATCCTCCTCCTGATCTACAACTACGCCTTCGGCAACAGTGCCGGAGGAAGCTACGGGGAAGCAACCGCCCTCAGCATCATGCTCGCCGTCGCCCTGGCGATCCTCTCCTTCATCTACTTCCGCGGAACAAAGCGTTGGAGCGCATAGTGACCGGCACCATCCCCACCGCAATCCCGACTGAACCACGCAGCGTCCCAACGACCCGATCACGTCGCCGCATGCGAGACGAATCCACCGACCGCGGAATCGTCTCCTCAGGCGAATGGCGCCGTCCAGGCATCGGCGCAACCATGCGCATCCTGCACGGGCTCCTGCTCGTCGCCCTGCTGATCTGCGGCCTGGGGCCCATGCTCTGGCTGCTGAAGTCCGGGCTCACCCCCACCCAGGACACCCTCCGTCAGCCGCTCGCACTGTTTCCCCACGGCATCGACTGGTCCAACCTCGTCACCGCGTGGACAGACGTGCACGTCGGACAATACGTGGGCAACACCCTCGCGCTCGCGGCGGGCTGCTGGTTCGTGCAGATCGTCGTCGCCACCACCGGCGGATACGTGCTTTCGGTGCTCCGCCCGCGCTATGGGCGCGCCCTGATGGGGCTGATCCTCGCAACCCTGTTCGTACCCTCGATCGTGCTGCTCGTACCCCTGTATCTCACGATCCTGAACCCGCCCCTGCTGGGCACATCGATGATCAACACGTTCTGGGCGGTGTGGCTGCCGTCCGGGGCGAGCGCGTTCAATGTGGTCATCGTCACCCGATTCTTCGACTCGCTGCCGCGCGAGGTGTTCGAGGCCGCCCGCACAGACGGAGCAGGGCCGTTCCGGCTCTTCTGGTCAGTCGTGCTGCCCATGTCGAGGCCGATCATCGGCGTCGTCTCCGTCTTCGCCGTCATCGCCTCGTTCAACGACTTCCTCTGGCCGTTCCTCGTGCTCCCAGACCCTTCACTGCAACCGCTATCGGTTCGCCTGCCGAGCATCCAGCCCACCACCGACCTCGGCGTCTTCCTCGCGGCACTCACTATCGCGACGCTCATCCCAGTGGTCCTGTTCCTGCTCCTGCAACGCTTCTTCCTGCGCGGTGCCGGCATGCAAGGCGCCGTCAAAGGCTGAGACACCAGCTAACTGGTCGCAGAAGAAGCCCGAAGAACCACGAGGCAGCCGATGCCGAAAGGGACGAACGAAAGGACCCACGAGTCCGCGACCGATCAGGTCACACTGCTCGTGCCCGTCGACGAGTCGGCGACCATTCCCCTCGCTGCACATCACGGCGTCTTCCTCGGCGCCCTTGAGCGTGAGCTGCGGAGCCGAGGTCAGTATCTCGTGTTGCGCGGAGTCGCAGGGCCCGGCGAGCTCGCGGCGCAGCTGAAGAGGGTGCAGGGTGCTGCAGTGC from Humibacter ginsenosidimutans harbors:
- a CDS encoding MFS transporter is translated as MTDSISQASDPRAGSFTLSPEPNGTTVSPRAWWALVVLLAGMAMALLDTSIVNVALQTIRTSLNADEATLSWVISGYALAFGLLLIPAGRFGDRFGHKWIFIAGVAIFTLASMWCGFAQSSTELVVARVVQGIGGGIYVPAVASLIQLMFPPRVRGRAFGVMGAVIGISTALGPLVGGLLIQAFGETEGWRSIFFVNAPIGVLTVIAAFLLVPGGAEGKRLSTDVVGLLLAIAGLVALLVPLIEGEDQGWPLWTWLSLAGGVVLLVLFAFWERHVATTTTEPLVPPHLFSHPQFTGGVLLAFVYFAAFTSIFFSISLLWQAGLGHTALESGLVSLPFSIGSIVGAALSDPVAQRLGRNVLSLGTGLVALGLIALWLLFWLAPTQDLVNWDLLPPLLVAGFGSGLFIAPNARFIVATVDNSEAGAASGVIQTMQRIGSAIGIAIIGSVLFGQLPSSFAPSKAKAAEIARQHAAGGADAVKHAIQQYVDHGLAVAFGNGAALAMLTSAAFAVAAFLLVFTLPKRVSLG
- a CDS encoding glycoside hydrolase family 13 protein, translating into MKLSPRSSTAPVEGLADSPVAWWQTAVVYEVYVRSFADGNGDGIGDLEGVRSRLGYLRDLGVDALWFTPWYASPWVDGGYDVADYRQIHPDFGTVAEAETLIAEAAGLGIRTIVDVVPNHVSSQHSWFREALASAPGSEARSRFWFRPGRGVRGQEPPTRWPSSFSGETWTRTTNADGSPGEWYLHLFDAEQPDLNWDDPTVRNEFEDVLRFWFDRGVAGVRVDSAAFLVKDPGLPEMEAEGTAHPFLDRDEIHDIYRRWRLVTDEYPQRALVGEIWLPDLDRFARYLRPDELHMAFNFDFMVQPWDAGAFRHSIVETLAVHERVGAPATWVLSNHDITRPVTRYGRDDSAFSFETKRFGIPTDLERGTARARAAALLTGALPGVLYVYQGDELGLPEAEDLPTESRHDPMFFRSEGRDPGREGCRVPLPWTASGSSFGFSSASSGGSRRPWLPQPGDWGAYSVEAERADPRSMLSLYTGMIRLRRDLPDLTDEPLEWLPSDDDVLAFRRGAVSCVVNMSDHGIELPLGARVLIGSAPVAEGALAPDTAVWLHGESLPGDTASLPVARPASAD
- a CDS encoding ABC transporter ATP-binding protein — protein: MSGIGHGPAPGHGRGRGHGGDIASQKAANAQAPKIPHLLRRVGALFAPHKLALSVTVTLVLISAALSVVPPLLTQRVFDDGLFPGTGHPNVGVTITLVVAMIVVYLASSGLGVWQTYLTATVGNKVMGALRVKLFRHLQSMELSFFTRTKTGVIQSRLQNDVGGVASVLTNTISSVLGNIVTVIAAFVAMLLLNWQLTLIAVVLMPFLVIAQRRVGQVRARIATATQESLSDMTAITQETLSVSGILLSKSFNRQHAETARYSAENETQVALQVKETMSGQWFFAMVNIFLSSIPAIVYLVSAWLLNGGTTDITAGTIVAFTTVQARLLFPLMGIMQTALNLQTSSALFARIFEYLDLKPAIQDAPGAVGLSASDPIGEVEFRDVTFRYPDARDEERPTLDDVSFTIRPGQFAAFVGPSGAGKTTVSYLVPRLYEASDGAVLFGGKDVRALQHDSLIDHIGIVSQETYLFHATIAENLRYAAPDATQQQLEAAARAANIHDTIAGFPDGYDTVVGERGYRLSGGEKQRIAIARVLLKDPEVLILDEATSALDTISERVVQQALDSASHGRTTLAIAHRLSTVIGADVIFVIDRGRVVEHGTHAELLALDGEYARLYEEQARVSVAA
- a CDS encoding carbohydrate ABC transporter permease → MTTIVFLLPLLVVFGVFSWYPIVRSVIMSFQTTNLVSAPVFVGWQNFVAVFNDPLLGTAVLNTLWFALLALLFGYPIPLVVAVLMSEVRKARGLFSVLAYLPVVVPPVVAVLLWKFFYSGSASGVFNTVLGWVGIPPQPWIESTASAMPSLVLEATWSAAGGTIIIYLAALIGVPSELYDAAEVDGAGIWQKIWHVTMPSLRGILFVTFILQIIGTAQVFLQPYLFTDGGPSNATLTILLLIYNYAFGNSAGGSYGEATALSIMLAVALAILSFIYFRGTKRWSA
- a CDS encoding carbohydrate ABC transporter permease codes for the protein MRDESTDRGIVSSGEWRRPGIGATMRILHGLLLVALLICGLGPMLWLLKSGLTPTQDTLRQPLALFPHGIDWSNLVTAWTDVHVGQYVGNTLALAAGCWFVQIVVATTGGYVLSVLRPRYGRALMGLILATLFVPSIVLLVPLYLTILNPPLLGTSMINTFWAVWLPSGASAFNVVIVTRFFDSLPREVFEAARTDGAGPFRLFWSVVLPMSRPIIGVVSVFAVIASFNDFLWPFLVLPDPSLQPLSVRLPSIQPTTDLGVFLAALTIATLIPVVLFLLLQRFFLRGAGMQGAVKG
- a CDS encoding extracellular solute-binding protein, producing the protein MKAFEKLNPNITVKTQPYDWVATTFTAQLAGGTLPDVFTVPFTDGTSLINQGQVADISSLISKLPYVDKFNPAVISNAKSSSGKIEGLPISAYGQALYYNRQLFTQAGLNPDKPPTTWSELQTDAKAIAEKTGQAGFSTMTQENTGGWSLVTLAYAFGGRAEKVDGKKATATVDTKPFQKALQVLHDLRWNDNAMGADFLYNWNSINQDFAAGKVGMYISGGGNYTSLVQQNAIDPKIVGETVIPLDGKNSGALGGGTIAFVRAKTSSAVQDAAVKWIDYYYMQQQYDKTASVSAAKLAIASNQPVGVPQVPVFDKATYDKTLEWTKKYVNVPLNQFAPYAKGEFKQQIIPEPAQQTQALYGKLDPVVQAVLTNKNADIPTLLSQANTTIQSLLDSGN
- a CDS encoding LacI family DNA-binding transcriptional regulator → MYRYIIPSQPAMIAPAGNSVPWGVIVSRRVTLKDIADEAGVSIMTVSNSLNGKRGKVSESTIERIEQIARRRGYVPSASARSLAADSSKLIGLLVPAEANATLALSPYNVEVFGVLERELRGRGYHVLFRGVSTAEEVDIALRSWNLDGAILLGFPDRGVERVHPPANTTIVALDSYASTTDAIEVRSDDFQGGRLAAAHLLTQGHRRILFAGPDIGTTGVIHERFAGFIAAFGEADAEWDPADREEGESTYEAGIAIGRELTSRHPAITAVFATADVLAIGIIEGLREQEIAVPKDVSVVGFDNLDVDNYITPKLTSIDQDVYTKALNAAQLLLTAIEGQTIDQPITPCTSD